One genomic region from Mycoplasmoides pirum ATCC 25960 encodes:
- a CDS encoding diacylglycerol kinase: protein MKKINSNKKFSKLNKSKFTHAFQGLAFAIKEEISLVVHIIIAVIVLIISSILHAKMQWSDWAIIVLVIGIVIAMELINTAIENLVDLVAFKFNINSKKIKDISAAATLIMSITAIVIGLLILIPKIAEYFQVPTN, encoded by the coding sequence ATGAAAAAAATTAATTCAAATAAAAAATTTTCCAAACTTAATAAATCAAAATTTACACATGCTTTTCAAGGATTGGCATTTGCTATAAAAGAAGAAATTTCATTAGTCGTTCATATAATTATTGCAGTGATTGTTTTAATAATTTCAAGTATTTTACATGCTAAAATGCAATGAAGTGATTGAGCGATTATTGTTTTAGTAATAGGAATTGTAATAGCAATGGAATTAATCAATACAGCTATTGAAAATTTGGTAGATTTAGTTGCATTTAAATTTAATATAAACTCAAAAAAAATTAAAGATATTTCAGCTGCTGCAACTTTAATAATGTCAATAACAGCAATTGTTATTGGTTTATTAATTTTAATACCTAAAATAGCAGAATATTTTCAAGTTCCCACTAATTAA